A genome region from Hevea brasiliensis isolate MT/VB/25A 57/8 chromosome 9, ASM3005281v1, whole genome shotgun sequence includes the following:
- the LOC110634230 gene encoding LEAF RUST 10 DISEASE-RESISTANCE LOCUS RECEPTOR-LIKE PROTEIN KINASE-like 2.5 → MAPKRYSYSDVKKMTDSFKTRLGQGGYGTVYKGSLLDGRPVAVKILNNSLKVKGMGEEFINEVASITKTSNVNIVSLLGFCFEGDKRALIYEFMANDSLEKFIYNGNTWKVGCCLQWENFYEVGIGIAKGLEHLHGGCNTRILHLDIKPHNILLDENFHPKIADFGLSKLCSRKESITSMDDARGTIGYIAPEVYSRRFGRVSHKSDVYSHGMLILEIVSGRNNANIRTDYASVKFGRVLQVTYIFHIGSITVSDLKMTWDYIPSKPKRKTKLQEDCYWWACSAYRQTLPIDHP, encoded by the exons ATGGCTCCAAAAAGATACAGCTATTCAGATGTAAAGAAAATGACAGATTCATTCAAAACTAGACTAGGTCAAGGAGGTTATGGCACTGTGTACAAAGGGAGCTTACTAGATGGTCGTCCTGTGGCAGTAAAGATCCTTAACAACAGTTTGAAAGTGAAGGGAATGGGGGAAGAATTTATCAATGAGGTTGCTAGTATTACTAAGACTTCCAATGTTAATATAGTTTCTCTTCTTGGGTTCTGTTTTGAGGGTGACAAACGAGCACTCATTTATGAGTTCATGGCTAATGATTCACTTGAAAAGTTCATTTACAATGGAAATACTTGGAAAGTCGGTTGCTGCCTACAATGGGAAAATTTCTATGAAGTTGGAATTGGCATAGCCAAAGGGCTTGAACACCTACATGGTGGATGCAACACTCGAATTTTGCATTTGGACATCAAACCGCATAACATCCTTTTGGATGAAAATTTTCACCCAAAGATTGCTGATTTTGGGCTCTCTAAACTATGCTCCAGAAAAGAAAGTATCACATCGATGGATGATGCAAGGGGGACGATTGGGTACATTGCTCCTGAAGTATACAGTAGAAGGTTTGGAAGAGTTTCGCATAAGTCGGACGTGTATAGCCATGGGATGCTGATTTTAGAAATAGTCAGTGGAAGAAACAATGCAAACATTAGAACAGACTATGCAAGTGTTAAATTCGGTAGAGTGCTg CAAGTGACATATATTTTCCACATTGGATCTATCACCGTCTCCGATTTGAAAATGACTTGGGATTATATTCCCTCAAAACCAAAGAGGAAGACGAAATTGCAAGAAGACTGCTATTGGTGGGCTTGTAGTGCATACAGACAAACCCTTCCCATAGACCATCCATGA
- the LOC131183284 gene encoding LEAF RUST 10 DISEASE-RESISTANCE LOCUS RECEPTOR-LIKE PROTEIN KINASE-like 1.2, giving the protein MGPLYFFISHKPVLICFIVFFFFFTNLAEESLSADQKFQACAPTSCGKGPNISYPFLLSNVQESFCGYPHFNITCKQEYPVLRISSDDYIIKDIFYNNQSFLVASALVYEEDTCPIPLHNVTLDLAPFNISPGYIDFSFLYNCTSEPANYPIYPISCATNSTVSSFAGFHIEELELYYSYSLNSCNYFVNAPLHTGSDVYSLYNKDYTEILKLGFLLNWTAHNCSTCARSGGRCGFENHEFVCFCHDQTHLNSCDDGNSSRNSNSFSSA; this is encoded by the coding sequence ATGGGTCCTCTCTACTTCTTCATATCTCACAAAcctgttctcatttgtttcattgtcttcttcttcttcttcactaaTTTGGCCGAGGAATCCCTGTCAGCAGATCAAAAGTTCCAGGCTTGTGCACCAACATCCTGTGGCAAAGGCCCCAATATAAGCTACCCTTTTCTCTTATCTAACGTTCAAGAATCCTTCTGTGGCTACCCACATTTCAACATCACTTGTAAGCAAGAATACCCAGTTCTCAGAATCTCCAGTGATGATTATATCATTAAAGATATCTTTTATAACAATCAGTCCTTCCTCGTAGCTAGTGCTTTGGTCTATGAGGAGGATACATGTCCAATTCCTTTGCATAATGTGACCCTTGATCTAGCTCCCTTCAATATTAGTCCTGGCTATATTGATTTTTCCTTCTTATACAATTGTACCTCAGAGCCTGCAAACTACCCTATATATCCCATAAGTTGTGCCACCAATTCTACTGTTTCTTCTTTTGCGGGGTTTCACATTGAAGAACTGGAGTTATACTACAGCTATTCTTTGAACTCATGCAACTACTTCGTCAATGCTCCTCTGCACACTGGTAGTGATGTTTATAGTTTGTACAATAAGGATTATACTGAGATTTTGAAGCTGGGGTTCCTCTTGAATTGGACCGCGCATAATTGCAGCACTTGTGCGAGAAGTGGTGGCCGCTGTGGATTTGAGAATCATGAATTTGTTTGTTTTTGTCATGATCAAACTCATCTCAATTCCTGTGATGATGGTAACTCTTCGCGaaattcaaattctttttcatcagCTTAA
- the LOC110634228 gene encoding LEAF RUST 10 DISEASE-RESISTANCE LOCUS RECEPTOR-LIKE PROTEIN KINASE-like 1.2 isoform X3, with amino-acid sequence MGPLYFFISHKPLLICFIVFFFFFTTLAEESLSADQKFQACAPTSCGKGPNISYPFLLSNVQESFCGYPHFNITCKQEYPVLRISSDDYIIKDIFYNNQSFLVASALVYEEDTCPIPLHNVTLDLAPFNISPGYIDFSFLYNCTSEPANYPIYPISCATNSTVSSFAGFHIEELELYYSYSLNSCNYFVNAPLHTGSDVYSLYNKDYTEILKLGFLLNWTAHNCSTCERSGGRCGFENHEFVCFCHDQTHLNSCDDGDGMNVGMKVGIGVGSAFAGGAIMCLIFYIYIRRRKRKPNAPSSFVSRSITSDFASKSDIERGGLYFGVPVFTYAELEEATKNFDSAKELGDGGFGTVYYGKLRDGRAVAVKRLYENNYKRVEQFMNEVEILTRLRHPHLVSLYGCTSRHSRELLLVYEYIPNGTVADHLHGQRAKPGALPWKTRMKISVETANALAYLHASDIIHRDVKTNNILLDNTFCVKVADFGLSRLFPLDVTHVSTAPQGTPGYVDPEYHECYQLTDKSDVYSFGVVLIELISSMPAVDITRHRHEINLSNMAINKIQSDALHELVDRNLGFESDNATRIMITAVAELAFQCLQGAKEMRPSMENVLETLKEIQSKGYNIGKKIQEIDIQSDDVGLLKSCQLPRSPDTVMTQWTSSSTTSNNSS; translated from the exons ATGGGTCCTCTCTACTTCTTCATATCTCACAAACCTCTTCTCATTTGTTttattgtcttcttcttcttcttcactacTTTGGCGGAGGAATCCCTGTCAGCAGATCAAAAGTTCCAGGCTTGTGCACCAACATCCTGTGGCAAAGGCCCCAATATAAGCTACCCTTTTCTCTTATCTAACGTTCAAGAATCCTTCTGTGGCTACCCACATTTCAACATCACTTGTAAGCAAGAATACCCAGTTCTCAGAATCTCCAGTGATGATTATATCATTAAAGATATCTTTTATAACAATCAGTCCTTCCTCGTAGCTAGTGCTTTGGTCTATGAGGAGGATACATGTCCAATTCCTTTGCATAATGTGACCCTTGATCTAGCTCCCTTCAATATTAGTCCTGGCTATATTGATTTTTCCTTCTTATACAATTGTACCTCAGAGCCTGCAAACTACCCTATATATCCCATAAGTTGTGCCACCAATTCTACTGTTTCTTCTTTTGCGGGGTTTCACATTGAAGAACTGGAGTTATACTACAGCTATTCTTTGAACTCATGCAACTACTTCGTCAATGCTCCTTTGCACACTGGTAGTGATGTTTATAGTTTGTACAATAAGGATTATACTGAGATTTTGAAGCTGGGGTTCCTCTTGAATTGGACCGCGCATAATTGCAGCACTTGTGAGAGAAGTGGTGGCCGCTGTGGATTTGAGAATCATGAATTTGTTTGTTTTTGTCATGATCAAACTCATCTCAATTCCTGTGATGATG GCGATGGTATGAATGTGGGAATGAAAGTTGGTATAG GTGTTGGGTCAGCTTTTGCAGGTGGAGCCATAATGTGTTTAATCTTCTACATCTATATACGGCGCCGCAAGAGAAAACCAAATGCTCCATCTTCCTTTGTTTCTCGAAGCATCACATCAGACTTCGCTTCAAAATCAGATATTGAGAGAGGAGGACTCTACTTTGGGGTCCCTGTTTTCACCTATGCTGAACTTGAAGAGGCTACTAAAAATTTTGATTCTGCTAAGGAACTTGGAGATGGAGGTTTTGGAACAGTATATTATG GAAAACTCCGAGATGGGCGTGCTGTTGCAGTCAAACGCTTGTACGAGAACAATTACAAGAGAGTTGAGCAGTTCATGAATGAAGTTGAGATCCTAACTCGCTTGCGCCATCCACATCTTGTCTCACTATATGGGTGCACCTCTCGCCACAGCCGTGAGCTCCTACTGGTATACGAGTACATTCCCAATGGCACAGTTGCTGATCATCTTCATGGACAAAGGGCTAAGCCTGGTGCACTCCCATGGAAAACTCGAATGAAAATTTCTGTGGAGACTGCTAATGCATTGGCATATCTCCATGCTTCAGATATTATCCACCGTGATGTGAAAACAAACAACATTCTTCTTGACAACACTTTTTGTGTTAAAGTTGCAGATTTTGGATTGTCGCGCCTCTTTCCATTGGATGTCACCCATGTTTCAACTGCTCCACAAGGAACTCCTGGTTATGTCGATCCAGAGTATCATGAATGCTATCAGCTGACAGATAAGAGTGATGTCTATAGTTTTGGGGTGGTCTTGATTGAGCTCATATCATCAATGCCTGCTGTTGATATCACTAGGCATCGCCATGAGATTAATTTGTCTAACATGGCAATCAATAAGATCCAAAGCGACGCATTGCATGAGCTTGTAGACCGTAATCTTGGATTTGAATCGGATAATGCAACAAGGATAATGATAACTGCAGTGGCAGAGTTGGCATTTCAATGTTTGCAAGGTGCAAAGGAGATGAGACCATCTATGGAAAATGTGTTAGAGACTCTAAAGGAGATACAAAGCAAGGGCTACAATATAGGAAAAAAGATACAGGAGATAGATATTCAATCAGATGATGTTGGGTTGTTGAAGAGTTGTCAGTTGCCACGTTCTCCAGATACAGTCATGACGCAATGGACTAGCAGTTCCACAACATCTAATAATAGTAGTTAA
- the LOC131183343 gene encoding LEAF RUST 10 DISEASE-RESISTANCE LOCUS RECEPTOR-LIKE PROTEIN KINASE-like 2.1 gives MKTSSILSFLLSFLIIAFLFSILSLPRYVYGNELYSNCAPFSCGNITHISYPFWGNNQPEYCGRPGFKIDCKEEVATLDILSLKYQVIAINPDTQILRIARLDLLTSICPRQYFNTTLNLTLFNYTSNDVVDATLFYNCELSPESLAFNEFSCPINNVPRDAYLMVPTVSRNEFLLGCNISIAIPILARAVQGLLRAELTVIQVLNQGFEVRWILDQVQCGDCLRSGGRCGYNWTVNQFSCFCPDQAYSRTCPSPMPSGSFVESWRNYFR, from the coding sequence ATGAAAACTTCTTCCATCCTATCTTTCCTTCTCTCCTTTCTGATCATCGCCTTCCTCTTCTCAATATTATCCTTGCCAAGATATGTCTATGGTAATGAACTATACTCCAACTGTGCTCCTTTCAGCTGTGGAAACATCACTCATATTAGCTACCCCTTTTGGGGAAACAACCAGCCTGAGTACTGTGGGAGGCCAGGCTTCAAGATTGATTGCAAGGAAGAAGTAGCAACTTTGGATATCTTGTCCCTCAAGTATCAGGTCATTGCAATCAATCCTGACACTCAAATCCTGAGGATTGCGAGACTAGATCTACTGACTAGCATTTGTCCTCGTCAATACTTCAATACCACATTGAATCTTACTCTCTTCAATTATACTTCTAATGATGTGGTGGATGCCACCTTGTTCTACAATTGTGAACTATCACCAGAATCTTTGGCTTTTAACGAATTTAGCTGCCCCATAAATAACGTTCCTCGGGATGCCTACTTGATGGTGCCCACAGTTTCCAGAAATGAATTTTTGTTGGGTTGCAACATTAGTATTGCAATTCCAATCCTGGCGAGGGCTGTTCAGGGATTGTTGCGAGCAGAGTTGACTGTTATCCAAGTTCTAAATCAAGGCTTTGAGGTTAGGTGGATTCTGGATCAAGTGCAATGTGGAGATTGTTTAAGGTCAGGTGGAAGATGTGGATATAATTGGACTGTGAATCAATTCAGTTGCTTCTGCCCTGACCAAGCTTATTCCAGGACGTGTCCAAGCCCCATGCCATCAGGAAGCTTTGTTGAATCCTGGAGAAACTACTTCAGGTAA
- the LOC110634229 gene encoding LEAF RUST 10 DISEASE-RESISTANCE LOCUS RECEPTOR-LIKE PROTEIN KINASE-like 2.4: MAPKRYSYSDVKKMTDSFKTRLGQGGYGIVYKGSLPDGRLVAVKILNNNLKEKGMGEEFINEVASISKTSHVNIVSLLGFCFEGDKRALIYEFMANGSLEKFIYNGNTWKVGCCLQWKYLYEVAIGIAKGLEYLHGGCNTRILHLDIKPHNILLDENFHPKIADFGLSKLCSRKECITSMDDARGTIGYIAPEVYSRSFGRVSHKSDVYSYGMLILEMASGRTNANIRIDDASKIYFPHWIYHRLQFENDLGLYSVRTKEEDEIARRLLLVGLWCIQTNPSHRPSMSKVLLMLEACSKELEIPPKPYNISPQNSAGNPSATPV, from the coding sequence ATGGCTCCAAAAAGATACAGCTATTCAGATGTAAAGAAAATGACAGATTCATTCAAAACTAGACTAGGTCAAGGAGGTTATGGCATTGTGTACAAAGGAAGCTTACCAGACGGTCGCCTTGTGGCAGTGAAGATCCTCAACAACAATTTGAAAGAGAAGGGGATGGGGGAAGAATTTATCAATGAGGTTGCTAGCATTAGTAAGACTTCCCATGTTAATATAGTTTCTCTTCTTGGGTTCTGCTTTGAGGGCGATAAACGAGCACTTATTTATGAGTTCATGGCTAATGGTTCACTTGAAAAGTTCATATACAATGGAAATACTTGGAAAGTCGGTTGCTGCCTACAATGGAAATATTTGTATGAAGTTGCAATTGGAATAGCCAAAGGGCTTGAATACCTACATGGTGGATGCAACACTCGAATTTTGCATTTGGACATCAAACCGCATAACATCCTTTTGGATGAAAATTTTCACCCTAAGATTGCTGATTTTGGGCTCTCTAAACTATGCTCCAGAAAAGAATGTATTACATCAATGGATGATGCAAGGGGGACAATTGGGTACATTGCTCCTGAAGTATACAGTAGAAGCTTTGGAAGAGTTTCACATAAGTCGGACGTGTATAGCTATGGGATGCTGATTTTAGAAATGGCCAGTGGAAGGACGAATGCAAACATTAGAATAGATGATGCAAGTAAAATATATTTTCCACATTGGATCTATCACCGTCTCCAATTCGAAAATGACTTGGGACTATATTCTGTCAGGACCAAAGAGGAAGATGAAATTGCAAGAAGACTGCTATTGGTGGGGTTGTGGTGCATACAGACAAACCCTTCCCATAGACCATCTATGAGCAAGGTTTTGCTCATGTTGGAAGCTTGTAGTAAAGAATTGGAAATCCCTCCAAAGCCTTACAACATTTCCCCTCAGAATTCAGCGGGAAATCCTTCTGCCACTCCTGTCTAA